In Leptospira montravelensis, the DNA window CTTTCCGAAGGGAACGTTGGCATTGTGTCTACGTAGGATTTCTTTGGCCTGGTATTCGTGGACTTTCATGGATTTCCTTATGTCATTGGTACGTCCGAGGGTCTTGCCCACGGATCACTAAGGTAAGGCTCGTGTGTTGGGTGAGATTGTCAAGACCGAATGGTAGGTTCTGACGTTAACAGTGAGAAGGAAAGATTCTGTAAACCTAGCGTTCCAAGCTAAGCCAGACCTAAAAGGGAACCACCTGGTTGGGATTTACCGGGAGGGATACTGTGAATGTGGAACCAATTCCTTCCGTACTTTCTACTGAAATACTTCCTCCAAGAACTTCCACTTGTGATTTGGTGATAAAAAGCCCAATCCCACGTGCGTCTTCGTTTTTATGAAATGTTTTAAACATTCCAAAAATTTTACTTCCGTGTTTTTCTAAATTGATACCAAGTCCATTATCCTCTACTACTAGTTGCACTTGGCCGTGGATTTTCCTGGCACTAATTTTAATAAAAGCTCCATTCTTTAAACGTACATACTTGATGGCATTGGAAACCAAGTTTAAGAGAATACTTTCCAAATAAGCAGGAATGATTTTAAGTTCTAAGTGTTCTTCAATATCTAAACTCAGTTCAATATTTCTCGATTCGATAGATCCTTTTAGAATGTTTAAAGTTTTTTGAATTTCTTCTTCTATGGAACAAACTTCCACTGGTTTGTTTAACATTTGGTTGATAGAGATAATATCATTTAAATGAGTGATGGTTTCATTTAGTTTCTCAGAAGATGCATGTAACATTTTCACGATGTTTTTTCTTTCTTCCTCTGTTGGACTATCTTCTAATAAGTCGATTAAAGAGGTAAAGTTGGAGGAGTGTTGGCGAATGTTATGAGAAACAATATAGGCAAAGTTTTGTAATTTACTGTTTTGGATTCCAGTAAAGTGTAACATCCGATTGGTGTTTTCTAGTGCTTCTACTTCTTCTGTGATATTAAATCTTATGGATAAAAAAGATTCAATAGTATCTTTGGAGTCATATAAGGGATGGATGAAGGTTTGTAACCAGAAAAAATTTCCTTGTTTAGATTGGTTACGAATGACTCCTTCCCAAGGAAGACCTGAGAGAATGTCATTCCACATCTTTTCCCAAAACTCTCTTGGATGAAATTTGGAATTGAGTTTTCTGTGATCGGAACCTATCAATTCGCTTTCTGAATAACCAGAAATTTGTATAAACTTTTGGTTTACTCTTTGTATGATGCCTTTTGTGTCAGTCACACTGACAATCGCAGATCTTTCGATGGCATCTAAAACTCCTTTTAATTTTCTATTTTTTGATTGGATTCTATGTTCCGTGTTTTTTAATTCTGTGATATCAAGGAAACTTGCGGTAGCTCCTTCTAATTTTCCTTGTTCGTCGTAAAGCGGGGCAGCATTGATACTTAGCCATTTTACCTTTTCCCCCTCCGAAATGATTCCATGTTCAAAGTTATATACTGTTTTTTGTTTTCCCAAGGCTTCTGCTAATGGAAGTTCTTCCTTTGGTAAACTTGAACCATCCTCTCGAATTTGATGCCAATCTTTACTAGCGAAGTATTTGTTTTGGAGTTTATCGATGCTTAGGGAAAGAATATTAGCAGCACTTTCGTTTGCATATGTAATTTGTCCTTCAAGGTTGGTTACAACAACCCCGTTGATCATTGTTTTTAAAACATGGTTTAATCTAAATTCGTTTTCTCGAAAAGTTTTTTCAGCAAACGTTGCTTCGGTGACATCTTCAATTAAAAAATAAAAATGGCTTTCTGAAAGTTCTTGGGTTAAAACTGAGAAGAGCTTATGGTTCTCTGATTTTTGGTTTAATAAAAGATCTGCGTTTAGATAAATTTGTGAAATTTTTTTTTCGGATAGGTCAGAGAGGATTTTGGAAAGGAATCCTTCTCTATGTAAGTTTGGGAGAAATTCCTCTACAGTAAGAGTCTTTTCGTTATAAGTCGAAAACTTCAAGAGGGTTCTTGCAAGAGGATTTGTATAAACTAACTTACTATCTAAAGAATAATTTGAAGTAGGAGATTGAAATACAATAATTCCAAAAGGTAGTTTATCGGCAAACTGTGCAAATGATATACTACTGTTTTGATTGAACGATTTCATCGATTGTTTAGTCCGCTGTAGAAAAACTACATTTCATCGGACGAACGGAATCTAGAAATTATGGGACAAAATTTGTTTTAGAGTTTGTTCCAATAGGGCGAAAGCCTAAGCGATTGACAAAATCTTCCAAGGGAACCCGTTTGGATTAAATCAAACCGATTGGCTATATGGGGTGCTAAATAAATTTCTCCATCGGGACCGAGCGCTCCACCACGATAAGAACCGGCGGGTCTAGGAAACAGTGTCTTTATCGTATGGTCTTTTGTATCGAAGGAAATAAAATTTGAATAGTTCTCCGGGATGGGATAAATTTTACCGTTGGGAGCAAGTACTGCTCCATTAAACATACTAGACCCAGGACTGGGAACACTGCCTGCCAAAACAATTTCATTTGTTGCTAAATCTAGATAAAGAATTTCTGCAACGGAATGTGGAATCATATAGATTCTCCCATTGGGAGTGAGAATCCCTGAAATATAAGCACTTCCACCTGGAAATACATAAGGGTGGGTAGTGACAGAATCATCCTTTGTATCCAAAATATACATACTAGTACTGACTAGAGGAATGAAATAAATTTTACCTTGAGGGGTGAGAACCCCTGTTGAAAATCCGCCACTTGTGGGTGTAGCCACCTGACCAATGGTTTTTGTATTCGTATCATAATATCGAATGCTGGTTTCTGTGCTTGGAACATAGTAAATTTTACCATTCGGTGCATAGATGGCTCCGTTATAGGCTGACCCTGCCATTGTTTCGTTTCCCAAAATTGACAAGGACTTATTGTTTGTATCAAAAGCATAAAAATCGGCTACAAGGTGTGGTGCAAAATATAGGATACCGGCAGGGCCTAGGGCACCACCGATTCTTTCCACAGATTCAGAAAAAGTCCCCATGATTGAAAAGGATTTATTGATAGGATCCACTTCCAGAATTTTAGGAGAATAATAAGGAACAATATAAACATTCCCATTGGGTGCGTTTAAGGCTCCTTGGAAGGCAGGATAACTGGAACTGATTACGGCATTGATTGCTTCTGGTCTATATTGGATTAAGGATTCTTCGGGTCCTGATCCCAATAGAAACTGGGATTCCATTTCTTTTTTGACGGCAGGCCAATTGGCATCCAAATGGGTTTCTTCATAATTGAGTTCACAGGCAGGCGGATTTGAATTCAATTTGTACCCGCATTGGTAACTTTTATCTTTGATCAGAAATCGAAATAATAAATTAGGAATGAATTTTGCGTTTTCTGTGTCGCAAAGATTTTCCGATTTGGGCGTGGAGCAGGAAACGAAGAAAAACATTGCCAAAAGCGAAATAAAAAAATGATTCATAAATCTTTCTGTATGCATGTTACAAAAAACAGGAGGACAAAAGCAAGTCCAAACTAATGAGAAGCTGACTCGTAAGTGTCCGTAGCTAAAAATAGGGTATGAATTTGATTTTAGTTTATTTCGCAGAGAATTTTGATTTAAAAATTATTCGTTGTTAGGGAAGGTTAAAAATTCCGGCCTGGTTAAGATTTTTTTTCCATTAGTAGTGATGACCGGAAAAAAATGCGGATCTCTATTGGGGTCAGTCAGAAGGAGTTTTACATCTCTAATTCTTTTATAACATTCTTCCATAAAAAGTTGGTGGCCACATCCTAGTAGATGGTATCCTTCATGGATGAGAGTGGAATTTGGGCTTGTGAATAACATTTGTATGGTGGAGATATATTTGGCTTTGATATATCCTCTAGTATTTGTATGACCTTCTACAGCACCTTGGACTTCTAATTTTAAACCAACTCCTACAAAAATCCCAAGGGTTAAAATTTCAAAACTAATATCTCCCCAAGTTCGGCCTTTTAAATACAGTAACCTGTCACAATCTTTTGTTAATTGGCGATCCATTAAATAACCTAAAATATCTGTGCCCCAAAATCCGGGCCTTTCCAAAGTTTCTAATAATACGGGTTCGGCTTTGAGTTTATAGTATAAAAGTTCCTCGTTCCAAGCGGTAAATAAATCGGAGATTTCATCTTTTGTGATATTTGGCTCTGAAATCAGACAAACACGAAACTTACTTTCTTCTCCGAATTCCATTCTTTCTCTGATTTTTTTTTCATGGAATCCAATGGTCGTACATTGTAAAACTAAGGTAAGAAGAAGGGAAATATAAACAATTCTCGTAAACATTAAGGTTTGGGATTTCTATTTTTCATTTAAGGTATTTTTCGCCAAACCTTAAAAATCGGAAACACAACGTGTGCGATTGGTGCTGTTATTCGTTTTTAAATCGTTTCCCCCAACCAACATTGAGGCTCGCACATTCCGTTTGGGCCGGAATAACTTGGAATTAGACCTCTTTGTATTTGTCCATCTTGACCGGGCAAACTTGAACAAATCGCTGGATTGTTTGCTCCATCATAGCAGGTAGTTTGGTTAGTTTTTGGTCATCGGGGTTCAATCATGTTTCCGTTGAACGACCCTCTAACTACGATTCTATTTAATCAAGAACTTTACTTCGCATATTATCTATTTCGGATTTTAAACTTGCCAGTCGTTTGGAATCGACCGTTAGAAGTGAGGCCAGATTTAATGTTTTTTCTGCTTTAGGCAAATTGCCTACTAAAAGGTAAAGTTGCACAAGACGTAGTAAATTCGAAAGGTGACCAGGGTT includes these proteins:
- a CDS encoding PAS domain-containing sensor histidine kinase — protein: MKSFNQNSSISFAQFADKLPFGIIVFQSPTSNYSLDSKLVYTNPLARTLLKFSTYNEKTLTVEEFLPNLHREGFLSKILSDLSEKKISQIYLNADLLLNQKSENHKLFSVLTQELSESHFYFLIEDVTEATFAEKTFRENEFRLNHVLKTMINGVVVTNLEGQITYANESAANILSLSIDKLQNKYFASKDWHQIREDGSSLPKEELPLAEALGKQKTVYNFEHGIISEGEKVKWLSINAAPLYDEQGKLEGATASFLDITELKNTEHRIQSKNRKLKGVLDAIERSAIVSVTDTKGIIQRVNQKFIQISGYSESELIGSDHRKLNSKFHPREFWEKMWNDILSGLPWEGVIRNQSKQGNFFWLQTFIHPLYDSKDTIESFLSIRFNITEEVEALENTNRMLHFTGIQNSKLQNFAYIVSHNIRQHSSNFTSLIDLLEDSPTEEERKNIVKMLHASSEKLNETITHLNDIISINQMLNKPVEVCSIEEEIQKTLNILKGSIESRNIELSLDIEEHLELKIIPAYLESILLNLVSNAIKYVRLKNGAFIKISARKIHGQVQLVVEDNGLGINLEKHGSKIFGMFKTFHKNEDARGIGLFITKSQVEVLGGSISVESTEGIGSTFTVSLPVNPNQVVPF